A stretch of Dietzia lutea DNA encodes these proteins:
- a CDS encoding IS1634 family transposase — protein sequence MSPFVRKVKTSSGATAVQIVEKVRGQRRILEHIGSAHTEGELAALIAVARGKIHAGQQSLDLGLGPEAQVRSGGDAVVRRHSSELLWQTLTSTFDALGFDAVADETFKTLVCVRLVEPTSKLDTPRVLDDIGVDAPHLSSIKRALARCVERDYRTVLATACWEHVTAAGGPGVALVLYDLTTLYFEAEKEDGLRKVGMSKERRVDPQITVGLLVARDGFPLDIHVFEGNKAETKTLIPVITAFQQRHDIADMVVVADAGMLSAANLNALEDAGLSFIVASRTSKAPKELEDHFGRRGNAIDDGEVVELTRPMGQGRDRRDRRAVWHYKWQRAQRDRRTLNAQIDRAQRVADRAEPLKKQRFVKVTGQTVALDEALIERARQSAGYKGYVTNIDPKTMDGHAVVAAYHDLWKVEQSFRMAKSDLKARPIFHRTRDSIEAHLTIVFAALAIARHLQNRTGMSIKKIVRILRRIHTVIIDVDGHELTARTPLDDEAQAITSAISAGH from the coding sequence GTGAGCCCGTTCGTGCGGAAGGTGAAGACGTCGTCGGGAGCGACGGCTGTGCAGATCGTGGAGAAGGTCCGCGGTCAGCGCAGGATCTTGGAGCACATCGGATCCGCGCACACCGAGGGCGAGCTGGCGGCGTTGATCGCGGTGGCCAGGGGCAAAATCCACGCCGGTCAACAGTCCCTGGACCTGGGCTTGGGACCGGAGGCGCAAGTTCGTTCCGGCGGGGATGCGGTAGTGCGCCGACACTCCAGCGAACTGCTGTGGCAGACGTTGACCAGCACCTTCGACGCACTCGGGTTCGATGCCGTTGCCGACGAGACGTTCAAGACGCTGGTGTGCGTCCGGCTGGTCGAGCCGACCAGCAAGCTCGATACACCTCGCGTCCTGGACGACATCGGCGTTGATGCTCCGCATCTGTCGAGCATCAAGAGGGCACTGGCTCGTTGCGTCGAACGCGATTACCGTACTGTGCTGGCAACCGCGTGCTGGGAGCATGTCACCGCCGCCGGCGGCCCGGGCGTCGCCCTGGTGCTGTACGACCTGACCACGCTGTACTTCGAGGCCGAGAAGGAAGACGGCCTGCGCAAGGTCGGCATGAGCAAGGAACGCCGCGTCGACCCGCAGATCACCGTCGGTCTGCTGGTGGCCCGGGACGGGTTTCCGCTGGATATTCACGTCTTCGAGGGCAACAAGGCCGAGACGAAGACGTTGATCCCGGTCATCACGGCCTTTCAGCAGCGCCATGACATAGCCGACATGGTTGTCGTCGCCGATGCGGGCATGCTGTCGGCGGCGAACCTCAACGCCCTAGAGGATGCCGGTCTGTCGTTCATCGTCGCCTCCCGCACCTCGAAGGCCCCGAAAGAGCTCGAGGACCACTTCGGCCGCCGTGGCAACGCCATCGATGACGGCGAGGTCGTGGAGCTGACCCGCCCGATGGGCCAAGGTCGGGATCGGCGCGACCGCAGGGCGGTGTGGCACTACAAGTGGCAACGCGCTCAGCGGGATCGCCGCACGCTCAACGCGCAGATCGACCGCGCCCAAAGGGTCGCTGACCGGGCGGAACCGCTGAAGAAGCAGCGATTCGTGAAGGTCACCGGCCAAACCGTCGCCCTGGACGAGGCGCTCATCGAACGAGCCCGACAGTCCGCTGGCTACAAGGGCTACGTCACCAACATCGACCCGAAGACCATGGATGGCCACGCCGTCGTAGCCGCCTATCACGACTTGTGGAAGGTCGAGCAGTCGTTCCGAATGGCCAAATCGGATCTGAAAGCACGGCCGATCTTTCACCGCACCCGCGACTCGATAGAAGCACACCTGACCATCGTCTTCGCGGCCCTCGCGATCGCCCGCCACCTGCAGAACCGCACCGGCATGTCGATCAAGAAAATCGTGCGGATCCTGCGTCGGATCCACACCGTCATCATCGACGTCGACGGCCACGAACTCACCGCCCGAACTCCGCTGGACGACGAGGCCCAAGCCATCACCAGCGCCATTTCAGCGGGGCACTAA
- a CDS encoding SDR family NAD(P)-dependent oxidoreductase, protein MAPKPHQEVQLRSEAAFITGGASGIGLGIARALVSAGAKVAIADVDADRLDQVARELTESGGTVIAVQLDVSDAEAWEAAADEAEAAIGPISILCNIAGVNGGGTIEDTPYKVWRWVLGVNLDAQYLAVSTFLPRFRSRGTRAHILNTASISGLIAMPHVGAYTASKFATVGFTKVLRHELADSPVDVSLLIPGSVATRINYTAGEAEARLLGREAKREVIEANHALLAKGADPDSVGEQVVEALQNRQFVIVTHREWGELYRKDSADIDEAYDKFDGRHGPDTTAQLLLAGTNPVTA, encoded by the coding sequence GTGGCCCCGAAACCCCATCAAGAGGTCCAACTCAGGTCAGAAGCAGCGTTTATCACCGGTGGGGCGTCCGGGATCGGCCTCGGGATCGCCAGGGCGCTGGTTAGTGCCGGTGCGAAGGTTGCCATCGCCGACGTCGACGCCGACCGACTCGATCAGGTCGCGAGGGAGTTGACCGAGTCGGGTGGCACCGTGATCGCCGTGCAGCTCGACGTAAGCGACGCCGAGGCATGGGAGGCCGCTGCCGATGAAGCCGAGGCGGCTATCGGACCGATCTCGATTCTGTGCAACATCGCCGGTGTCAACGGAGGCGGCACGATCGAGGACACGCCATACAAGGTTTGGCGCTGGGTGCTCGGGGTCAATCTCGACGCGCAGTACCTCGCTGTCTCGACCTTCCTGCCTCGTTTCAGGTCGCGCGGCACACGCGCCCACATTCTTAACACTGCGTCGATTTCCGGCCTCATCGCAATGCCCCACGTCGGCGCTTACACCGCGTCGAAGTTCGCCACCGTGGGCTTCACTAAGGTCCTCCGCCACGAACTCGCGGATAGCCCTGTTGACGTCTCGCTACTGATTCCCGGCTCCGTCGCCACCCGCATCAATTACACCGCGGGCGAAGCCGAAGCGCGCCTTCTCGGGCGGGAGGCGAAACGCGAGGTTATCGAGGCCAATCACGCTCTACTCGCGAAAGGAGCTGACCCCGACTCTGTCGGAGAGCAGGTCGTAGAGGCGCTGCAGAACCGCCAGTTCGTGATCGTCACCCACCGCGAGTGGGGCGAGCTCTACCGCAAGGACAGCGCGGACATCGACGAGGCCTACGACAAGTTCGACGGCCGCCATGGCCCCGACACGACGGCCCAGTTGCTACTCGCGGGCACCAACCCGGTCACGGCCTGA
- a CDS encoding transposase — MGAPRKYPDELRERATRMALEALADPDRSHGAIVRVAEQLGVHREALRTWVRKAQAEGQDASSVSADRDARLAQLEKENRELRRANTILKQASAFFASVPK, encoded by the coding sequence ATGGGAGCACCTCGCAAGTACCCAGACGAGCTTCGTGAACGAGCCACACGAATGGCGTTGGAAGCCTTGGCTGACCCCGATCGCTCACACGGTGCGATCGTGCGGGTCGCCGAGCAGCTCGGCGTGCACCGCGAAGCGCTACGGACCTGGGTGCGCAAAGCCCAGGCCGAGGGCCAAGACGCCTCGTCGGTGTCCGCCGATCGCGACGCCCGCCTGGCCCAGCTGGAGAAGGAGAACCGCGAGCTGCGGCGGGCAAACACGATCTTGAAGCAGGCGTCGGCTTTCTTCGCTTCAGTACCAAAATGA
- a CDS encoding IS110 family transposase, translated as MTVIGIDAHKNWHTLVAVDKVGRRIDVLTAEARAAGHQKTMTWLEQFEEVIIAVEDCRHLTRRLEADLLDAGHKVVRVHSRLMAGMRRSGREPGKSDPIDAEAVARVALRERDLPTAELPGPAREIKLLSDHRRSLVSRRTALQSKVRWFLHEIDPDLEIPSRALRRYHLLDELIAHLDDHTGVVPEIARDILEDIRSLTRRINEIESRLSKLVRADHPFLLEVPGLGVLGAAMIIGETAGVRRFKSKDAFARFNGTAPIPVWSGNKVRVRLSRGGNRRINTALHMAAVTQLRLGGEGTAYYDKLIAAGKTRTEALRLLRRRISDRVFAAMRADAKRAPLDAMSPPPPAAPRTTIPALQAAALQQA; from the coding sequence GTGACTGTCATCGGAATTGATGCCCACAAGAACTGGCACACGCTCGTCGCTGTCGACAAGGTCGGCAGGAGGATCGATGTCCTCACGGCCGAGGCTCGGGCGGCTGGGCATCAGAAGACCATGACCTGGCTCGAGCAGTTCGAGGAGGTGATCATCGCGGTCGAGGACTGCCGGCACCTGACCCGGCGCCTGGAAGCCGACCTGCTCGACGCCGGGCACAAGGTCGTGCGAGTCCACTCCCGGCTGATGGCGGGTATGCGCCGATCGGGTCGCGAACCCGGCAAGTCCGACCCGATCGACGCGGAGGCCGTGGCGCGTGTTGCTCTGCGGGAACGTGACCTGCCCACGGCCGAGTTGCCGGGGCCGGCGCGGGAGATCAAGCTGCTGTCCGATCACCGTCGCAGCCTGGTCTCCCGCCGTACCGCACTGCAGTCCAAGGTCCGCTGGTTCCTGCACGAGATCGACCCTGACCTGGAGATTCCCTCCCGGGCGCTGCGTCGCTACCATCTTCTCGATGAGCTGATCGCCCACCTGGACGACCACACCGGGGTGGTGCCGGAGATCGCGCGCGACATCTTGGAAGACATCCGGTCACTCACTCGACGAATCAACGAGATCGAGAGCCGATTGAGCAAGCTGGTGCGCGCCGATCATCCGTTCCTGCTTGAGGTCCCGGGGCTTGGGGTCCTGGGGGCGGCCATGATCATCGGCGAGACTGCCGGGGTCAGGCGGTTCAAGTCCAAAGACGCTTTCGCCCGGTTCAACGGCACCGCCCCGATCCCCGTGTGGTCTGGCAACAAGGTCCGCGTCCGGCTGTCTCGGGGCGGTAATAGGCGCATCAACACCGCGCTGCACATGGCCGCGGTGACCCAGCTGCGGCTCGGCGGCGAAGGCACCGCCTACTACGACAAGCTCATCGCGGCCGGCAAGACCCGCACCGAGGCCTTGCGACTGCTCCGCCGCCGAATATCCGACCGGGTGTTCGCCGCGATGCGCGCCGACGCAAAACGCGCCCCGCTTGACGCCATGTCACCGCCTCCGCCTGCGGCGCCACGCACTACGATCCCTGCTCTGCAGGCGGCCGCGTTACAGCAGGCTTGA
- a CDS encoding IS3 family transposase: MKVEFIDRHKDEHGVQPICDALAETSAAIAPSSYYAAKTRPPSARSVRDAELTAAITTMYEENYHVYGARKMWKEMVRAGHQVARCTVERLMRAEGLKGVQRAKSPRTTRPKAETERPADLVERKFVAERPNQLWVADITYVRTYAGWVCAAFIIDVYSRMVVGWQLSKNLYTDLALDALNMAIWQRTHAGDDLSGLIHHSDRGVQYRALRYTERLEEQDLVASVGSRRDSYDNALAEAFNSLFKAELIRNRHKGPWRDIDDLEIAVAEYIDWFNHRRIHGEIGYVPPAEYEAQHAAVEPSPETVDDLVDAR; this comes from the coding sequence CTGAAGGTCGAGTTCATCGACCGCCACAAGGACGAACACGGTGTCCAGCCGATCTGCGACGCACTGGCCGAGACCAGCGCCGCGATCGCGCCGTCGTCCTACTACGCCGCCAAGACCCGGCCGCCGTCAGCGCGGTCGGTTCGCGACGCCGAACTGACGGCCGCGATCACCACGATGTATGAGGAGAACTACCACGTGTACGGCGCCCGGAAGATGTGGAAGGAGATGGTCCGCGCTGGCCACCAGGTCGCCCGCTGCACCGTCGAACGCCTCATGCGCGCTGAAGGTCTCAAGGGGGTCCAACGGGCCAAGTCCCCGCGGACCACCCGCCCGAAGGCTGAGACCGAGCGGCCCGCTGACCTGGTGGAACGCAAGTTCGTCGCCGAGCGCCCGAACCAACTGTGGGTTGCCGACATCACCTACGTCCGCACGTACGCCGGGTGGGTGTGCGCGGCGTTCATCATCGACGTCTACTCACGGATGGTCGTCGGCTGGCAGCTGTCCAAGAACCTCTACACCGACTTAGCGCTGGACGCGCTGAACATGGCGATCTGGCAGCGCACCCACGCCGGCGACGACCTGAGCGGCCTGATCCATCATTCGGACCGCGGCGTTCAATACCGGGCGCTGCGCTACACCGAACGCCTCGAAGAACAGGACCTGGTGGCCTCCGTCGGCTCACGCCGCGACTCCTACGACAACGCGCTCGCGGAGGCGTTCAACTCCCTGTTCAAGGCCGAGCTCATCCGCAACCGCCACAAGGGGCCATGGCGAGACATCGACGACCTCGAAATCGCCGTCGCCGAATACATCGACTGGTTCAACCACCGCCGGATCCACGGCGAGATCGGCTACGTCCCACCCGCCGAATACGAAGCCCAACACGCCGCGGTCGAACCGTCACCCGAAACCGTCGACGACCTCGTCGACGCCAGATAA
- a CDS encoding ISL3 family transposase: protein MNATASLLADTICRTVELGVTITDAAVAGEFTHLFCSPVMLDPICGECGMAGRLRDHVQRKVTDLPIVGHPTRLHVRVPRFTCDNTDCSTRIFQQRMPALAEPRAKTTRRCSRWILQRLAIDRTSVSAVAKALGLGWDLVNDLAVSETRAMVYDQPGHFDGVRILGVDEHKWKHVRGDGSSSFVTVLVDLTPVGDGTGPSRLLDMVPGRSARVLTEWLDARDQTFRDRVKVVTMDGFAGYHTAAAKAVPEARTVMDPFHVVHLAADKLTVCRQRIQQDTTGHRGRTGDPLYATRRTMNTRAELLTDKQKVRLVKAFTAHDAHAAVEVTYGVYQRLIAAYEASGKREGKIAMYKLLRSVRAGVPKELPELAQLGRSLWRRRREILAYFDVGASNGPVEAINGRLEHLRGIALGFRNLKHYILRSLIHSGQLQDRINAL, encoded by the coding sequence TTGAACGCTACCGCCAGCCTGCTTGCCGACACCATCTGCCGCACCGTCGAGCTCGGGGTGACGATCACCGACGCCGCTGTGGCCGGCGAGTTCACGCACCTGTTCTGCTCCCCGGTGATGCTCGACCCGATCTGCGGCGAGTGCGGGATGGCGGGGCGGCTGCGAGACCACGTCCAGCGGAAGGTCACGGATCTTCCGATCGTCGGGCATCCCACCAGACTGCACGTGCGGGTACCGCGCTTCACCTGCGACAACACTGACTGCAGCACCAGAATTTTCCAGCAGCGGATGCCGGCGTTGGCTGAGCCGCGGGCCAAGACCACCCGCCGCTGCAGCCGCTGGATCCTGCAGCGCCTGGCGATCGACCGCACCAGCGTGTCCGCCGTGGCCAAGGCCCTCGGGCTGGGGTGGGATTTGGTCAACGACCTCGCGGTCTCCGAGACCCGCGCCATGGTCTACGACCAGCCCGGACACTTCGACGGCGTCCGCATTCTCGGGGTCGATGAGCACAAATGGAAGCACGTGCGCGGCGACGGCAGCAGTTCGTTCGTCACCGTGCTGGTCGACCTCACCCCGGTCGGGGACGGCACCGGCCCCTCTCGTCTGCTGGACATGGTCCCGGGCCGTTCGGCGAGGGTCCTCACCGAGTGGCTCGACGCCCGTGACCAGACATTCCGGGACCGAGTCAAGGTGGTGACGATGGACGGGTTCGCCGGCTACCACACCGCCGCAGCCAAGGCCGTCCCTGAAGCGCGGACGGTGATGGATCCGTTCCACGTCGTGCATCTTGCCGCCGACAAGCTCACCGTGTGCCGCCAGCGCATCCAGCAGGACACCACCGGGCACCGGGGACGCACGGGCGATCCGCTGTACGCCACCCGCCGGACGATGAACACCCGGGCTGAGCTGCTGACCGACAAGCAGAAGGTCCGCCTGGTCAAAGCGTTCACCGCCCATGATGCGCACGCCGCAGTGGAGGTCACCTACGGCGTCTACCAGCGGCTCATCGCCGCCTACGAAGCCTCAGGCAAGCGGGAGGGCAAGATTGCGATGTACAAGCTCCTGCGCTCGGTCCGGGCCGGGGTGCCCAAGGAGTTGCCCGAGCTCGCGCAGCTCGGCCGGTCGCTGTGGAGGCGGCGCCGCGAGATCCTCGCCTACTTCGACGTGGGCGCCTCCAACGGCCCCGTCGAGGCCATCAACGGACGCCTCGAACACCTCCGCGGAATAGCCCTGGGCTTCCGGAACCTCAAGCACTACATCTTGCGGTCACTGATCCACTCCGGCCAGCTCCAGGACCGGATCAACGCACTCTAA
- a CDS encoding SDR family NAD(P)-dependent oxidoreductase has translation MQLKDQRIVVTGAARGIGATLMTGFARAGAKTVGLDRDGAGAEEVIAHADVDGSGSLSAITCDLTSRSEVESAFEEVANRLGGLDVLVHAAGVERRCPAESITDEAWDEVLEANLRSTMLTNQAAFPLLRDSGGGRILNFGSDSGLKPYREGAHYSASKAAVMAWTRTVAHEWGQYGITANSVLPAIRTPMYEEFRGRRSPDELATHDARMSMEIPMGGKLGDLEKDLLPVMIFFASPDAHFVTGQLIPIDGGKCQVR, from the coding sequence ATGCAGTTGAAAGACCAGCGAATTGTCGTCACCGGAGCCGCCCGAGGAATCGGAGCCACGCTCATGACCGGTTTTGCCCGCGCCGGAGCAAAGACGGTTGGGCTCGACCGCGACGGGGCGGGAGCCGAGGAAGTCATCGCACACGCCGACGTCGACGGATCCGGCAGCTTGAGCGCCATCACGTGCGACTTGACTAGCCGCTCCGAGGTCGAGTCCGCCTTCGAAGAGGTGGCCAACAGACTCGGCGGCCTCGACGTCCTGGTGCACGCGGCCGGCGTGGAACGCAGATGCCCGGCCGAGTCGATCACCGACGAGGCCTGGGACGAGGTGCTCGAAGCCAATCTGCGCTCGACCATGCTGACGAACCAGGCTGCCTTCCCTCTGCTACGCGATAGTGGCGGCGGGAGAATTCTCAACTTCGGTTCCGACTCGGGCTTGAAGCCGTATCGGGAAGGGGCTCACTACTCGGCGTCGAAGGCCGCCGTCATGGCGTGGACACGCACCGTCGCTCACGAGTGGGGCCAGTACGGGATCACGGCCAACTCGGTGCTCCCGGCGATTCGCACGCCGATGTACGAAGAGTTTCGGGGGCGGCGCTCGCCGGACGAACTGGCCACACACGATGCGAGAATGAGTATGGAGATTCCGATGGGCGGCAAGCTCGGCGATCTTGAGAAGGATCTGCTGCCCGTCATGATCTTCTTCGCCAGCCCCGACGCGCACTTCGTCACCGGCCAGCTGATTCCCATCGACGGGGGCAAGTGCCAGGTGCGGTAG
- a CDS encoding arylsulfatase has translation MRESYAGFRGMVNRTFAASTPAWTDRPEAPAGAPNVVIMLADDVGYSDIGCFGSEIPTPHLDQVGREGVQYTDFHVTPLCSPTRAALLTGKNSHAAGVGMVTNIDPGFPGYASELPENQSTIAEILRGNGYATMSVGKWHLCKDTDLSEAGDRRSWPLQRGFDQYYGFLEALTNFHHPHRLMEGNSVVDVDEYPEGYYLTDDLTDRAIRMIRESKAARPDKPFFMYYAHGAVHAPLHAKREDLLRYRGKYEAGWDRIREERLARQEELGVMPPGTQLPPRNYEDDLDVCAWDELSEREQLLFARYMEVYAAMVDSIDQSTGRIRQALEEMGEWDNTIFLFLSDNGASREGQDLGTTAYFRHTQDSGAGQDEDWLAYERDLIGGPRTWPHYPRGWGMACNTPFRLYKASTYRAGHQVPMVMSWPRGLGQPSGTPLRRQYTHVTDVVPTILELVGVDAPAERHGRQSEPLDGSSFVPTIRDGTAAATHGDQYQECNGNRGFRRGKWEAVTNREPEGPFRSGPERTGLTPLSQDKWELFDSEKDPTQCVDVAEQYPEVVEELKQAWDDAAWRNRVFPINEGVGLAHLRRPSEDESLSRPVTILPGTPTLERYRSSRLIDQRSFTVELTCTVTGGDQGVLFAHGGQEGGYVLYVEGGRLHFEQNAFGRMIGLPAVEIPQGEHEIAVEVLNSGNGVWDVTLRLDGVAAANGDGFLAISGWLPFQGLDVGRNRRSPVSWDVYERHGAFPFTGTLGWVRWVPGEEVPNAREKRIAKAIEMGMALE, from the coding sequence ATGCGTGAAAGCTATGCAGGCTTCCGTGGCATGGTTAACAGGACGTTCGCTGCTTCCACGCCAGCGTGGACAGACCGGCCCGAGGCTCCAGCGGGGGCGCCGAACGTCGTCATCATGCTGGCCGACGACGTGGGCTACTCGGACATCGGTTGCTTTGGTTCGGAGATTCCGACGCCCCACCTCGACCAGGTGGGCCGGGAGGGGGTCCAATACACCGACTTCCATGTCACGCCACTGTGCTCCCCGACCCGAGCGGCCCTGTTGACCGGAAAGAACTCGCATGCTGCGGGGGTCGGGATGGTCACCAACATCGATCCAGGATTTCCCGGATATGCATCGGAGTTGCCCGAGAATCAGAGCACCATCGCTGAAATCCTGCGGGGCAACGGGTACGCGACGATGTCGGTAGGCAAGTGGCACCTCTGCAAGGACACTGATCTGTCCGAAGCGGGAGACCGACGGTCGTGGCCACTTCAGCGGGGATTCGATCAGTACTACGGATTCCTCGAGGCCCTGACCAACTTCCACCACCCCCACCGTTTGATGGAGGGCAACAGTGTGGTCGACGTGGATGAGTACCCGGAGGGGTACTACTTGACCGACGACCTCACCGATCGCGCGATCCGTATGATCCGTGAGTCGAAGGCTGCGCGGCCGGACAAGCCGTTTTTCATGTACTACGCCCACGGGGCCGTCCACGCGCCGCTGCACGCGAAGCGGGAGGACCTGCTCCGGTACCGCGGGAAGTACGAGGCGGGCTGGGATCGAATTCGTGAAGAGAGACTCGCACGCCAGGAGGAGCTCGGGGTGATGCCCCCCGGAACGCAGCTTCCTCCCCGCAACTACGAGGACGACCTGGATGTTTGTGCGTGGGACGAGCTGAGCGAGCGCGAGCAACTGCTCTTCGCCCGGTACATGGAGGTCTACGCGGCCATGGTCGACTCGATCGACCAGAGCACGGGCCGCATTCGCCAGGCACTCGAGGAGATGGGTGAGTGGGACAACACGATCTTCCTGTTCCTCAGTGACAACGGGGCGTCGCGTGAGGGTCAGGACCTGGGCACGACAGCGTACTTCAGGCATACCCAGGACAGCGGAGCTGGGCAGGACGAGGACTGGCTGGCCTACGAGAGGGACCTCATCGGCGGCCCCCGAACGTGGCCGCACTACCCTCGCGGCTGGGGGATGGCCTGCAATACGCCATTCCGCCTCTACAAGGCCTCTACATATCGCGCGGGACACCAGGTCCCGATGGTGATGTCGTGGCCGAGAGGGCTCGGCCAGCCGTCGGGAACCCCGTTGCGGCGTCAATACACGCACGTCACCGACGTTGTTCCGACCATTCTGGAGCTGGTTGGTGTCGATGCACCGGCAGAGCGTCATGGGCGACAATCCGAGCCCTTGGACGGCAGCAGCTTTGTTCCTACGATCAGGGACGGGACGGCAGCAGCCACGCATGGTGACCAGTACCAGGAGTGCAACGGAAACCGGGGTTTCCGTCGCGGCAAGTGGGAGGCGGTCACAAATCGCGAACCCGAAGGCCCCTTCAGGAGCGGACCCGAGCGCACGGGCCTCACGCCGTTGAGCCAGGACAAATGGGAACTTTTCGACTCCGAGAAGGACCCGACCCAGTGCGTTGATGTCGCGGAACAGTACCCCGAGGTGGTCGAGGAGCTGAAGCAGGCATGGGATGACGCAGCGTGGCGCAATCGGGTGTTCCCGATAAACGAAGGTGTGGGACTAGCCCATCTCAGGCGCCCCTCCGAGGATGAGTCGCTGTCGCGTCCAGTGACGATTCTGCCCGGCACCCCGACATTGGAACGGTACCGATCGAGTCGGCTCATCGACCAACGCAGCTTCACCGTCGAGCTCACTTGCACGGTGACGGGAGGCGACCAGGGCGTGCTCTTCGCTCACGGAGGTCAAGAGGGGGGGTACGTGCTCTACGTTGAGGGTGGGCGGCTCCATTTCGAGCAGAACGCCTTCGGTCGCATGATCGGTCTACCCGCTGTAGAGATCCCTCAGGGAGAGCATGAGATCGCCGTGGAGGTACTTAACTCCGGAAACGGAGTGTGGGATGTCACCCTCCGGCTGGACGGCGTAGCTGCGGCCAACGGAGACGGATTTCTAGCAATCTCCGGTTGGCTTCCATTCCAAGGCTTAGACGTGGGACGCAACCGTCGATCGCCGGTGTCTTGGGATGTCTACGAGCGTCATGGCGCCTTCCCATTCACTGGGACACTGGGCTGGGTCCGATGGGTGCCCGGGGAAGAGGTGCCGAATGCGCGAGAGAAGCGGATAGCAAAGGCGATCGAGATGGGCATGGCCCTCGAGTGA